A genome region from Dolichospermum compactum NIES-806 includes the following:
- the cobT gene encoding nicotinate mononucleotide-dependent phosphoribosyltransferase CobT, translating to MINIYTQITQGEVWLNRYRGKLPIFACVLGFTETGLIPGISAAGLTPDDRRYTACADAEFLYYGAEYQPKYPLPPLTSGASPVLISRAVVANLNIPVYLFNAGLLHIPPVPLIDLGGAPARCLSGGAAINVDTVKHLLAEGLRWGDQLSSQLSYDGYLILSECVVGGTTTALAILTGLGIDAAGKVNSSHPVCNHGQKWDLVQTVLKKMPPSVDPLALVAAVGDPMQVVVAGMAIAASRSCGVLLGGGTQMLAVYALIQAIAHKYSLSWKPAEIVIGTTRWVAEDPTGATIDLAQSFPKNSTPPLLATKLSFANSRYPQFQAYERGFVKEGVGAGAACIAAALSGNWQQNQLLAAIEAQFEQLSTNQ from the coding sequence ATGATTAATATTTATACCCAAATTACTCAGGGCGAAGTATGGCTTAATCGTTATCGGGGTAAATTACCGATATTTGCCTGTGTTTTAGGATTTACAGAAACTGGTTTGATTCCGGGGATTTCTGCGGCTGGTTTGACTCCAGATGATCGCCGATATACGGCTTGTGCTGATGCGGAATTTCTCTATTACGGTGCTGAATATCAACCTAAGTACCCTCTCCCACCTTTGACTTCGGGGGCTTCTCCTGTGCTGATTTCGCGGGCTGTGGTGGCTAATTTAAATATCCCTGTTTACTTATTTAATGCGGGATTACTACATATTCCACCTGTGCCATTAATTGATTTGGGTGGTGCGCCAGCGAGGTGTTTAAGTGGGGGTGCGGCGATAAATGTAGATACTGTTAAACATTTACTAGCTGAAGGATTACGCTGGGGTGATCAATTAAGTTCTCAATTAAGTTATGATGGGTATTTAATTCTGAGTGAGTGCGTGGTCGGTGGCACAACAACGGCTTTGGCAATTTTAACTGGTTTGGGGATTGATGCTGCTGGCAAAGTTAATAGTAGCCATCCTGTGTGTAATCATGGGCAAAAATGGGATTTGGTGCAGACTGTATTGAAAAAAATGCCCCCGTCAGTTGATCCTTTAGCACTGGTGGCGGCGGTAGGTGATCCCATGCAGGTGGTTGTAGCAGGAATGGCGATCGCTGCGAGTCGAAGTTGTGGGGTATTATTAGGTGGAGGTACGCAAATGTTAGCAGTTTATGCTTTAATTCAAGCGATCGCGCACAAATATTCCCTCTCTTGGAAACCCGCAGAAATCGTCATTGGTACAACCCGCTGGGTAGCAGAAGATCCCACAGGCGCAACCATTGACTTAGCCCAAAGTTTCCCCAAAAATAGCACCCCCCCCTTGTTAGCTACAAAATTGAGTTTTGCTAATTCCCGATATCCCCAATTTCAAGCTTATGAACGGGGTTTTGTTAAAGAAGGTGTTGGTGCGGGTGCGGCTTGTATTGCTGCTGCTTTAAGTGGAAATTGGCAACAAAATCAACTATTAGCAGCCATTGAAGCCCAATTTGAGCAACTTAGTACTAATCAATAA
- a CDS encoding DUF2232 domain-containing protein produces MSIVDSLPEEPEQDSSPESLSQPRLQYQPLKVESTLRMVETAFLASTASLIWFINFYFPLGPVLRVFFPIPIALVYLRWGKRAAWMAAVTSGLLLSVLMGPVRSLLFVMPFALMGVLLGATWYRRVPWIVSIVLGTLLGTLGVFFRLWFLSVLSGEDLWIYVITQVTEIIEWIFLKLELLMTPNLLLIQLGAIALILLNNFIYLFIVHLTAWLLLDRLGNPIPRPPHWVQVLMDYE; encoded by the coding sequence ATGAGTATCGTTGATTCCCTACCAGAAGAACCAGAGCAAGATTCATCTCCTGAATCTCTTTCCCAACCGCGATTACAGTACCAACCTTTGAAGGTTGAAAGTACCTTAAGGATGGTGGAAACGGCTTTTTTAGCCAGTACGGCGAGTTTAATTTGGTTTATTAATTTTTATTTTCCTTTGGGTCCAGTATTGCGGGTGTTTTTTCCTATTCCTATTGCTTTGGTTTATTTACGTTGGGGTAAACGGGCAGCTTGGATGGCAGCGGTAACTTCTGGGTTGTTGTTGTCTGTGTTGATGGGTCCGGTTCGGAGTTTATTATTTGTCATGCCTTTTGCCTTGATGGGTGTGCTGTTAGGGGCGACTTGGTATCGCCGTGTACCCTGGATTGTTTCTATTGTTTTAGGGACGCTGTTGGGAACGCTGGGGGTGTTTTTTCGCCTGTGGTTTTTGTCGGTGCTATCGGGGGAAGATTTGTGGATTTATGTGATTACTCAGGTGACGGAAATTATTGAATGGATTTTTTTAAAATTGGAATTGTTAATGACTCCCAATTTACTATTAATTCAATTGGGAGCGATCGCTCTAATTCTTCTCAATAATTTTATTTACTTGTTTATAGTTCATCTTACGGCTTGGTTACTTCTAGACCGTTTAGGCAATCCCATTCCCCGTCCACCTCATTGGGTGCAAGTATTAATGGATTATGAGTAA
- a CDS encoding Crp/Fnr family transcriptional regulator, with translation MEERYNTNNTSYTWIITAPFFQGLPELGVEKALAHLVTRTHPANQVILLENDWGGSVYFIINGWVKIRTYNLDGKEVTLNIIGRGELFGEMAALDEVPRSNDVITLAATTIASIPAQDFVNLLQTEPLAGMRLAQLMARRLRQVNRRLRLRESDSQSRVADTLLFLAEGQGKQENAGTEIPNLPHRELSSLSGLARETVTRVLTKLEKKGLIVRDQDRIHIPDWSALEKTIV, from the coding sequence ATGGAAGAACGATATAATACAAATAACACATCTTATACATGGATAATTACAGCACCATTTTTTCAAGGCTTGCCGGAACTGGGCGTAGAAAAGGCTCTAGCTCATCTTGTTACTCGTACCCATCCAGCTAACCAAGTAATTTTACTAGAGAATGACTGGGGCGGTTCTGTATACTTTATTATAAATGGATGGGTAAAAATACGTACGTATAATTTGGATGGGAAAGAGGTAACGCTAAATATTATTGGTAGAGGGGAATTATTTGGGGAAATGGCAGCGCTAGATGAAGTCCCCCGTTCTAATGATGTTATTACTCTGGCAGCGACGACGATTGCGAGTATACCTGCTCAAGATTTTGTGAATTTGCTGCAAACAGAACCTTTAGCCGGCATGAGATTGGCTCAATTAATGGCTAGAAGGTTGCGACAGGTTAACAGAAGATTACGTCTTCGGGAATCGGATAGTCAGTCACGGGTGGCTGATACGTTGCTATTTTTGGCAGAGGGACAAGGAAAACAAGAGAATGCTGGCACGGAAATTCCTAATTTACCGCACCGGGAATTAAGTAGTTTAAGTGGATTGGCACGGGAAACTGTGACAAGAGTGCTGACAAAGCTAGAAAAAAAGGGTTTGATTGTGAGGGATCAAGATAGAATTCATATTCCAGATTGGTCAGCTTTGGAAAAAACTATAGTTTAA
- the apcB gene encoding allophycocyanin subunit beta produces the protein MRDAVTTLIKNYDVTGRYFDRNAIDSLKSYFDSGTARVQAAAAINSNAAAIVKQAGAKLFEELPELIRPGGNAYTTRRFAACLRDMDYYLRYATYALVAGNMNVLDERVLQGLRETYNSLGVPIGSTVQGIQIMKGIVKEQVGAAGVANTAFVDEPFDYITRELSEIDV, from the coding sequence ATGCGTGATGCCGTTACAACTTTAATTAAGAATTATGACGTAACCGGACGTTATTTTGACCGGAATGCCATTGATAGTCTTAAATCATACTTTGATAGTGGAACAGCTAGAGTCCAAGCCGCAGCCGCAATTAATTCCAATGCAGCCGCAATTGTCAAACAAGCTGGTGCAAAGTTATTTGAAGAACTACCAGAATTAATTCGTCCTGGTGGTAATGCTTACACAACTCGTCGCTTTGCAGCTTGTTTACGGGATATGGACTATTATCTGCGCTATGCTACCTATGCACTAGTGGCTGGTAATATGAATGTTCTGGATGAGCGTGTATTACAAGGACTCAGGGAAACTTACAATTCCTTGGGTGTACCCATTGGTTCAACTGTTCAAGGTATCCAAATTATGAAGGGTATCGTCAAGGAACAGGTGGGGGCTGCTGGTGTGGCTAATACCGCTTTTGTGGATGAGCCTTTTGACTATATCACTCGTGAATTGAGTGAGATTGATGTTTAA
- the glnA gene encoding type I glutamate--ammonia ligase: protein MTTPKEILKKIQDEKIQMIDLKFIDTLGTWQHLTMYQDQIDESSFSDGVPFDGSSIRGWKGIEESDMTMVLDPNTAWIDPFMKEPTLSIICSIKEPRTGQWYNRCPRVIAQKAIDYLASTGLGDTAFFGPEAEFFIFDDVRYDQTTNSGYYYVDSVEGRWNTGREESPNLGYKTRVKEGYFPVPPTDSFQDMRTEMLLTMKDCGVPIEKQHHEVATGGQCELGFKFGKLIEAADWLMTYKYVIKNVARKYGKTVTFMPKPIFGDNGSGMHCHQSIWKNGQPLFAGNKYAGMSEMGLYYIGGILKHAPALLAITNPTTNSYKRLVPGYEAPVNLAYSQGNRSASVRIPLSGDNPKAKRLEFRCPDATSNPYLAFAAMLCAGIDGIKNKIHPGEPLDKNIYELSPEELSKIPSTPGSLELALEALENDHAFLTESGVFSEDFIQNWIDYKVANEVKQMQLRPHPYEFFLYYDC, encoded by the coding sequence ATGACAACCCCAAAAGAAATCTTGAAAAAGATTCAAGACGAAAAAATTCAGATGATTGATCTGAAATTCATTGATACACTGGGAACTTGGCAACATTTGACCATGTACCAAGACCAGATTGATGAAAGTTCATTCTCTGATGGTGTTCCCTTCGATGGTTCTAGTATTCGGGGTTGGAAAGGCATCGAAGAATCTGACATGACAATGGTACTCGATCCCAACACTGCTTGGATTGACCCGTTCATGAAAGAACCAACTCTAAGTATCATCTGTAGTATTAAAGAACCTCGCACTGGACAATGGTACAACCGTTGCCCTCGCGTTATTGCCCAAAAGGCAATAGATTATCTAGCTTCCACTGGACTTGGTGACACTGCTTTCTTTGGTCCTGAAGCTGAATTCTTCATTTTTGATGATGTTCGCTATGACCAAACCACCAACTCTGGTTACTACTACGTAGATTCCGTAGAAGGACGTTGGAATACTGGTAGAGAAGAAAGCCCTAACCTTGGTTACAAAACCCGCGTTAAGGAAGGTTACTTCCCCGTACCTCCCACTGACAGCTTTCAAGATATGCGGACAGAAATGCTGCTAACAATGAAAGATTGTGGCGTACCCATTGAAAAGCAACACCATGAAGTTGCAACAGGTGGTCAGTGCGAACTTGGGTTCAAATTTGGTAAGTTAATTGAAGCTGCTGATTGGTTGATGACTTATAAGTATGTCATCAAGAATGTTGCCAGAAAATATGGCAAAACCGTTACCTTCATGCCAAAACCCATTTTTGGTGATAACGGTTCTGGTATGCACTGTCACCAGTCTATTTGGAAAAATGGTCAGCCCCTATTTGCAGGTAACAAGTACGCTGGTATGAGTGAAATGGGACTTTACTACATTGGTGGTATTCTCAAACACGCTCCAGCATTGTTGGCAATCACTAACCCCACCACCAACTCCTACAAACGCCTCGTACCTGGTTATGAAGCACCTGTAAACTTGGCTTACTCCCAAGGTAATCGTTCTGCTTCTGTGCGGATTCCTCTTTCTGGAGACAACCCCAAAGCCAAGCGGTTAGAATTCCGTTGTCCAGACGCTACTTCTAATCCTTACTTGGCTTTTGCGGCAATGCTTTGTGCTGGTATTGATGGTATCAAAAACAAAATTCATCCTGGTGAACCCTTAGATAAGAATATCTATGAACTCTCTCCAGAAGAATTGTCTAAGATTCCTTCTACTCCTGGTTCTTTAGAATTGGCTTTGGAAGCTTTGGAAAATGATCACGCTTTCTTAACTGAAAGTGGCGTTTTCTCTGAAGACTTCATCCAAAATTGGATTGATTACAAAGTTGCTAACGAAGTTAAGCAAATGCAATTGCGTCCACATCCTTATGAATTCTTCTTATATTACGATTGCTAA
- a CDS encoding zinc-dependent dehydrogenase translates to MKAQVFRGVNQLSYEEVPVPTLEADEVLVQVRVVGLCQSDIKKIRYPLYEPPRIFGHETAGTIAAVGSQVKGWTVGQRVAVMHHIPCMRCAYCLNDNFSMCDVYKNISTTAGFNASGGGFAEYVKVPGHIVENGGLIPIPDDISFEEASFVEPTNCCLKAVKKAQIAPGQTVLVTGAGPIGLMFMMLVKYFGARAIATDLLPSRIEKALEVGAEAAFDARDPELPTKIQALTGGMGVDVTLLAVPSDKAFFQALDCTRKGGKILFFAEFPDELTIPINPNILYRREIDLMGSYSSSYRLQSLSADIVFNRRIDVKALISDRYPLQNLPQAVDQAIAPTAETYKILIYP, encoded by the coding sequence GTGAAAGCACAAGTATTTAGAGGCGTAAATCAGTTATCCTACGAAGAAGTTCCAGTTCCAACACTAGAAGCAGATGAAGTGCTGGTACAGGTGCGGGTTGTGGGTTTGTGTCAGTCAGATATTAAAAAGATTCGTTATCCTTTGTATGAACCGCCACGCATATTTGGACATGAAACGGCTGGAACTATTGCGGCTGTTGGTTCACAGGTTAAAGGATGGACTGTAGGACAACGGGTAGCGGTGATGCACCATATACCATGTATGCGTTGCGCTTACTGCTTGAATGATAATTTTTCGATGTGCGATGTTTATAAAAATATCTCGACTACGGCAGGTTTTAACGCCAGTGGTGGGGGGTTTGCAGAGTATGTGAAAGTTCCAGGACATATTGTGGAGAATGGTGGCTTAATTCCTATTCCTGATGATATCAGTTTTGAGGAGGCGAGTTTTGTTGAACCGACTAATTGCTGTTTAAAAGCTGTCAAAAAAGCCCAAATTGCACCGGGACAAACTGTGTTAGTTACTGGTGCTGGTCCCATTGGGTTAATGTTTATGATGTTGGTGAAGTATTTTGGTGCAAGAGCGATCGCTACTGACCTTTTACCGTCTAGAATTGAAAAAGCTCTGGAAGTAGGAGCAGAAGCAGCTTTTGATGCTCGTGATCCTGAGTTACCTACCAAAATTCAAGCTTTAACTGGGGGAATGGGTGTAGATGTCACCTTGTTAGCTGTTCCCAGTGATAAAGCATTTTTCCAAGCTTTAGACTGTACCCGCAAAGGTGGAAAAATCCTCTTCTTTGCAGAGTTCCCAGACGAGTTGACAATTCCCATTAACCCCAACATTCTCTACCGTCGGGAAATAGACCTCATGGGCAGTTATAGCTCATCCTACCGTTTACAAAGCCTATCTGCGGACATTGTATTTAATCGCCGCATTGATGTGAAAGCCCTAATTAGCGATCGCTATCCCCTACAAAACTTACCACAAGCCGTAGACCAAGCGATCGCCCCCACAGCCGAAACTTACAAAATTTTAATCTATCCCTAA